In Deinococcus irradiatisoli, the genomic stretch TGGGCCTGCCGCTACGGACCGATGGCGCGCCCAGCCCCGCCGCCGACCGCATCCGCTCGTTTGGCCGCGAACTGGAAAAAGTCGGCGCGCAGGTGGTGTACCAGGACGAGCGCTTCACCACCCGCCGCGCCCGCGAACTCGGCGCCGCCGACCTCGACGAGGCCGCCGCCGTGCAGATTCTGGAGCTGTACCTGCAGGGGCTGAGCATGGCCGGGTCACCCGACCGGAGCTGAACCGTCGGCTGGGCCGTCCCGCCGGCAGCGCGGCCCTGGGTGGTGTACCGGCCTGCATTCGTACACCACTCCGGCGGTGTACCGGCGCAGTTCGGCCAAAGCCCTGACGGGCGCTACACCGGCCCCGCGCCGCCCCGCCGGCTGCCAGCATGAGGGCGTCAACACAGCGGGCCACCCCGGTAGAGAACGGCTCTTCCGGCGGCGTTCCCGGCTGCTTTCCCACCAAAGGAGCGCTCCACATGACCCACCCTGCCCTGGCCAGCCAACCCCGCACCCCCGCCGAGATCCTCGAAAAAACCTGGCAGACCGAGGAGCGCTGGCAAGGCATTCAGCGCACCTACTCGGCCGCCGAGGTGGTGCGGCTGCGCGGCAGCCTGCCCATTGAGCACACGCTGGCCCGCCACGGCGCCCTGAAACTCTGGACGCTGCTGAAAAACGAGCCGTTCGTCAACGCGCTGGGCGCCCTGACCGGCAACCAGGCCATGCAGCAGGTCAAGGCCGGGCTCAAGGCCATCTACCTCAGCGGCTGGCAGGTGGCCGGCGACGCCAACAACGCCGGGCAGATGTACCCCGACCAGAGCCTCTACCCGGCGTCGAGCGTGCCGGACGTGGTGAAGCGCATCAACAACACCCTGCGCCGGGCCGACCAGATCCAGCACGCCGAGGGCAAGGACGACCTCGACTACTTCGCGCCGATCGTGGCCGACGCCGAGGCGGGCTTCGGCGGGCCGCTCAACGCCTTCGAGCTGATGAAGGCGATGATCGAGGCCGGCGCGGCCGGCGTGCATTTCGAGGACCAGCTCGCCAGCGAGAAGAAGTGCGGCCACCTCGGCGGCAAGGTGCTGGTGCCCACCAGCCAGTTCATCCGTACGCTGAGCGCCGCCCGGCTGGCCGCCGACGTGTCGGGCGTGCCGACGCTGCTGATCGCCCGCACCGACGCCGACGCCGCCAACCTGCTCACCAGCGACATTGACGACAACGACAAGCCGTTTTGCACCGGAGAGCGCACCCCGGAAGGCTTCTTCTACGTCCGGCCCGGCATCGAGCAGGCCATTAGCCGCGCGCTGGCCTACGCCCCCTACGCCGACGTGCTGTGGTGCGAGACCAGCGTTCCCAACCTGGACGAGGCCCGCCACTTCGCCGAGGCGGTGCACGCCCGCTTTCCCGGCAAACTGCTGGCCTACAACTGCTCGCCGAGCTTCAACTGGAAAAAGAACCTCGACGACGAGACCATCGCCAAATTTCAAATCGAGCTCGGCAAGCTGGGCTACAAGTTCCAGTTCATCACGCTGGCAGGCTTCCACAGCCTCAACCACAGCATGTTCGAGCTGGCCTACGGCTACGCCAGGGACCAGATGAAGAGCTTCGTGGCGCTTCAAGAACAGGAGTTTGCGGCCCAGGCGCGCGGATTCACCGCCGTCAAGCACCAGCGCGAGGTCGGCACCGGCTACTTCGATCTGGTGTCCAACGCAGCGGCCGGCGGCCAGAGCAGCACCACCGCCCTGGCCGGCAGCACCGAGGCCCAGCAGTTCGGGCAGGCCGAGCACACCTCCGCCAAGGAACTCGCCGCCGCGCACGATTGAGACCTCTTCACAGGACTGAGCCGCCTTTCAAGCAGGCGCTTCAGTCCTGCTCCTCCTCGCTCGGCCCCGGCGAGAGGCGGTCGGTGAAGCGCGACAGCGGCGACAGGATGATCCAGAACAGCAGCGTGACCGCCGCCGCCAGCAAGTACAGGTGCAGCCCACAGGCCATGCCCACGCTGGCGCTGGCGAGCAGGCTGGCCGCCGTGGTCAGGCCCCGCGCCCGGCGTCTGGAAGAAAAAGTGACGCCGGCCCCCAGAAAACTGACCCCGCTCACCACCGCGCTGAGAATCCGGATCACGTCGAAGCGCACCTGCGGGGCGTCGTTGGCGAACACGGTCACGATCGCTTCGCTCAGCACCACGAACAGCGCCGAGCTGACCCCCACCAGCATGTGGGTTCGCAGCCCGGCGCTCTTGTGCTTGGCCTCCCGCTCCCAGCCGAGCACGCCGCTGAGCACGAAGGCCATCAGCGGGCCGGCGAGCAACTTCAGTTGGGTCCAGGCGTCCATTCGCGTTCAGAGTAAACGGTGCGGGCGAGGCTTTCTCATTCCTCTGCCTGCTCCCGGGCAACGGGTTGCCGCTTGGCCAGATCGAAGCTGTCGCCCGAGGAGAGCACGTGCAACCGCACGTCGAACATCGACAGCACCGTGTTGCTGCGCGCCTCGGCCACGTTCGAGCGGCTGACGCCCTGACCGTCCACCACCGTGACCGCGCCGCTGCCGATCACGTCAAAATGCTCGCCCTGCACCACGATGGCGGTGTCTTCGTCGATGCCGATGCCGAGCAGGCGCGGATTTTGCGCCACCGCGCCGAGCAGGCGGCCCATCCGCCCGCGCTCGGCGAAGTGCTGGTCGATGATCACGCCCTGAATCAGCCCCAGGCCCGGCGCCATCCGGATGTCCCCGATGCGGTACGACTCGCGCCCGCTGCCGGTCACCAGCATGGTTTCGCACATGGCCGAGGCGCCGGCGGACGTGCCGGCCACCACGCCCCCGGAACGGAAGACCTCCCGCACCCGGGCTTCCAGTTCGGTGTCGCCGATCTGGCTGGTGATCCGCAGCTGGTCGCCTCCCGTGAAAAACACCCCAGTGGCCCCCTCGAAACGCTCCAGCAACTCCTGGCTGATCGTCTCGCCGCGCTCGTGGACATACACCTCGCAGGTGTCTCCGATGCCCAGCTCGGCGAACACCTTGCGGTAGGCAGCGAAGTAGGGTTCCGGCTGGGACGAGGCGACGGTCATGACCACCAGTCGGCCCTGCCCGACGTGGCTCGCCACCGCCTTGAGAATCACCCGGTCGCCTTTCTTGTCCTCGTGGCCGCCGATCACGACCAGCGTGCCGGCCGGATTAGTTTTGCGCGGGGTCATGAACCTCCCTGGTCTGCTGTATCGCCTAAGGTGCCGAGCGGATGCGACGAATACGCTTCCGACACGTTCAGAACAAACTTAAGTCGAATCGCCGGGCCATCTTCGGAGAAGTCCGGCTGCCGAAATACCTGTTTTCTCAGCACCGTCAGGCTTGCACCGGGATAAGCAGCACCCAGCGACGAATACGTCTGCGCGTTGTTGATCATGGCCGATCCCCCCTGGATAGGACCTTTCTCGGGATGCAAGAAGGGTAAACGGACACCCGGAATCATTTTTGTGGGTGAGGTAAGTACGCCTTCATGCGTTCCGGGCCAGCAATATGGGGAACAATGAAAATAGAGTGAGGGGGCGAGCACGGGCCCCCATCCAGGGTGGCCGCAGACCGGGGCAGGGCCAGGCCAAAGAGCAACAAAAAAAACCCCGTCAGAGACGAGGTTTGCTGTGGTGGCAAAGGCCGGACTTGAACCGGCGACCCAACGATTTTCAGTCGTTTGCTCTACCAGCTGAGCTACTTTGCCTCTGGCGGTCCGGACGGGATTTGAACCCGCGACCTTCTGCGTGACAGGCAGATATGCTAACCGCTACACTACCAGACCAGAGGGCCTTACCACAGCCAGCCGCTTTCGCAGCGGGTTAAAGGATAGCCGCGCTCCCTGACATTGTCAACACGGCAACAGAGTCAGCCACGCCGGCCTCAGCGCTGGGAACTCAGCAGCGGATATGTCACCACCTCGGCGATGCCCTGCGGGTCCAGCCGGGTGATGAAGCCCGCGCCGGGAATATAGGCCATGGCGCTGTCGACGTCGACACACAGGCGGGCGGCGTAGGGCAGCGGCGCACCGGGTTCCTCGCCGAGGGTGCCGAGCAGCAGATTGATCGGGGTATGGCCGTGCACGATCCGCTCGCCGCCGAAGGCTGTCAGCACCCGCCGGATCAGCGGCCCGCCGTCCGAACCGGCAAAGGCGAAGCGCGCCGCGAACGCCGTCACCAGTTCCTGCCAGACGGCCGGATCGCTCGAGGTGAGCTTTTCGCGCATCCTGGCGTTGACCTCGTCGATGCTGCCGGCCAGCTTCAGATACATGGCGCTGTCGGCGTGCTGCAACAGCCACGGCCCGACGCGCAGCATCGCTGGACGGTCGGCCAGCCAGCCGAGGTCGCCGGGTTCGATCAGGGCCATGTCGCGCGGCTGGCCGCCGTTGCCGAGCCAGTAATCGTAAAAGCCGAACTCGTCTTTCGGGTCGCGCAGGCGAAACATCAGCGCCGCCAGAAACATCACTTCGTGGTTGCCCAGCAGCGCGTCGACCCGGCCGCCCACCAGCGCCGCCTGACGCTGCAAGGTGCGCACCAGCCGCAGCACCCCGGCGCCGTCCTCGCCCCGGTCGAGGTAATCGCCCAGAAACACCAGCTGGGCCTGGCCACCGCGCCAGGAACCGTCGAAATCGGTCAGGCCGGCGCGCAGCAGCAGCACCTTCAGCTTGCTCAGGGCGCCGTGAACGTCGCTGACGACCCAGAGCTGCTCCGGCATCGGCAGACTGCTGATAGGCGTGTCCTCACTCATGGGCACCGTCCTGGTCTTGGTCTTGTGGTTCTTCACCAGCTGATTCGGCGTCTGGGCTGGGCGCCGGCAGCTCGCGCCAGCGGGTCATGCGTTCGGTGATGTCCTGCTGAATATCGGCGATGCGGTGCTCCAGGCGGCCCCGGTTGGCGTCGAGTTCGAAGCGCAGGCGCATGATCTCCTCGACGCCGGCGAGGTTGACCCCGAGTTCCTGGGTCAGGCGGCGAATCTCGCGCAGATGCTCGATGTCGCGCTCGGAATACAGCCGCGTCTTGCCGCTGCTGCGCCCCGGACGGATCAGCCCTTTGCGCTCGTACAGCCGCAAGGTCTGCGGGTGCATGTCCACCAGCTCGGCAGCGATGCTAATGACATACACCGGGCGGTCCTTGGGATCGAGCTGCTGGCCCGGCGCCGGCAGCGGCAGGGCCACCTGGGCGCGAATCTCGTTTTCCAGGCGCTCGATTTCCTGCTCGAACTCGTCTTGCATGTCGTCGAGTTCGTGTTGCAGGCGCATGACTTCCTCGACGCCAGCGAGGTTGACGCCGAGTTCCTGGGTCAGGCGGCGAATCTCGCGCAGGTGCTCGATGTCGCGCTCGGAGTACAGCCGCGTCTTGCCGCTGCTGCGCCCCGGACGGATCAGCCCTTTGCGCTCGTACAGCCGCAAGGTCTGCGGGTGCATGTCCACCAGCTCGGCGGCGATGCTGATGACGTAAACGGGACGCTGCTTGGTGTCGGAGGCCATCAGTTCCTTGAGTATACGTCAAGCAGATTCTGTGATTGAGAGGAAATGCGCCGCCCGGCACGGTTGAAGGCGGGCTTGCGGGGCGCCGGCCCCTGACCGGCGCCCCGCGCCGCTAGACTGCCGGCATGTACGGAATCATAGGCGCGATGCAAGAAGAAGTGGCGCTGCTCATCGGTGACCTCGAGCAGCCCAGCCAGCGCAGTTCGGCGGGCGTCACGCTGCACGCCGGGCGGCTCGACGGCCACGAGGTGCTGATCACCGAGGGCGGTATCGGCAAGGTCAACGCCGCCATGACCACCTCGGCCCTGATCGCGGCGGGCGCCACCCAGGTGATTTTTACCGGGGTGGCCGGCGGGGTGCATCCAGAGTTGCGGGTGGGCGACATCGTGGTGAGCACCGACTGCCTGCAGCACGACGTGGACGTGACGGCGCTGGGCTACGAGCTGGGGCTGGTGCCGGGCGAATCGCTGAGCTGGCTGGCCGACGACATCCTGCGCGAGGTCGCCACCGAAGCGGCCGGGCAGCTCGAAGGGCTGCGGGTGGTGGAGGGCCGGGTCGCCAGCGGCGATCAGTTCGTGGCCTCGCGCGAGAAGGTGCGCTGGCTGTGGGAAACCTTCGGGGCCGCCTGCGCCGAGATGGAGGGCGCGGCGGTGGCGCAGGTGTGCGCCAAGCACGGCGTGCCGTTCGTGGTGATCCGCTCGGTGAGCGACACTGCCGATCACGACGCCAACGTGGATTACCGCACCTTCATGCCGCAGGTGGCGCAGCACGCCAAACAGGTGGTGCGCGGCATGCTGCGCCGCCTGGGCGCCCACACCCAAGCTTGACCTCCCCCCGCCTACCCCCGCCCCGCTTGACGCCGCTGGCCGCCTGGCTGCGGGGCCTGGGCCTGCTGCTGGCGTTTGCCGCCCTGGGTGACGCCCTGGTGCGCCTGAGCCACCTGCCGGTGCCGGGTTCGGTGCTGGGCCTGCTGCTGCTGTGGCTGGCGCTGGGGCTGGGCTGGGTCAAGCTGGGCTGGCTGGAAGCGGCGGCCGATCACCTGCTGGGCATCCTGGGGTTGCTGTTCGTGCCGGCGACGGTGGGCTTTGTCGGCTACCTCAGTGCCGGAGCGGCCTGGGGGTGGTGGCTTCTCGTGATGCTCAGCGGCCTGCTGGTGGGCGCGGGGGTGGCGGGCCTGCTGGCAGCGCGGCTGGTGAGGTCCGGCCCGGAAGAACCGGGCGGCGGCGCGTGAACTGGCTGGCCCTGACCCTGCTGGGGTTCGTGCTGGGCTTGTGGGCGCAGCAGCGTGCCCGGCACGCCCTGGTCAACCCGACCCTGATCGCCACCGTGCTGGTGGCCGCTGCCTTGCTGCTGTCAGGCACGCCGTACGCCGTATACAAGGCCCAGACGCAAAGTCTCTCGCTGCTGCTGTCGCCAGCGGTGGTGGCGCTGGCCGTGCCGCTCTACCGTCAGCGCCGGCTGCTGGCGCGGCAGTGGCCCGCGCTGGTCATCGGCGGGGTCACGGGCACCTTCACGGCGATGGCGCTGGACGTGCTGCTGCCGCGCTGGCTCCACCTGGGTCGCGACGCGCAGCGCGCCCTGATGAGTGCGCCGGCCACCAGCGGCGTGGCGGTGGTGCTGGCCGACTACACCCACGCCCCGCCCGCCCTGGCCGCCACCCTGGCGGTGCTCTCGGGGCTGATCGGCGCGGTGGTGCTGCCGCCCTTCCTGACGCTGATCGGGGTGCGCCATCCGCTGGCGCGGGGGGTGGCGCTGGGCAGCGTGGCCCACGGCATCGGCACCGCCCGCGCCCGCGAGGAAGGCGAGCGCCAGGGGGTCGCCAGCAGCATCGGCATGGGCCTGGGCGCGCTGGCCGTGACCCTGGCGGTGGCCGTGCTGAGCCGCTGAGCGCTCGACGCTTTTTGCGGCCAGGAAGCGCCCGCGTTACACTTCGGCCAGACCCGAACTTGACCTCATTTATCATTTACCGCCGTGGTGGCGGCCTCAGCGAGGAGACCCAATGAAGATCGCAGTGATCGGCGCGGCAGGCGGCGTGGGGCGGCAACTCGTCACCCAGCTGGTTCAGGCGGGGCATGAGGTTCGCGGCCTCGTTCGCACCCCGGCGCAGGCGGAGGCGCTGACCTCGCTCGGCGGCGTGCCGGTGATGGGCGACCTGCTGGGCGAGTGGCAGCCGGTGCTCAGCGGCGCGGACGCGGTCGTCTGGGCCGCGGGAGCAGGCGCGAGCGGCAATTTCCAGGCCATCGACGGCGATGCGCTGATCGGGGTGGCCGACACGCTCGCCCATCAGGGACCACCGCGCCTGGTGGTGGTGTCGAGCATGGGCGTCGACCGGCCCGAACAGATGCCGCCGTTTCTGGTACAGGTGCTGAAAGTCAAGGCCGTATCGGACGGGCACGTTCAGCGCAGCGGCCTGGATTTCACCATCGTGCGGCCCGGCGGCCTGAGCCACGACCCCGGCACGGGCAGGGTCACGCTCGGCACCCACGCTCCCAGGGGCCAGATTGCCCGCGAGGATGTGGCCCGCGTGGTCCTCGGTTGCCTGATGGCCGAGAACACCATCGGCAAGACCTTCGAGGTCGTCAGCGGCGACACCCCGGTGCCGGAAGCGCTGGCCGCGCTGTAAGGCGGCCGCCCGGCCCGCGCCGGAGCGTGACGCCCGACCTTGAATTCCGGCCTAACCCGAGTAGACTGATCGGGTTTATGGGAGACGTGACGCTCGACAGCCTCAAGCCCGGCCAGATGGCCCATGTGGTGGCCCTGGACGCCGGGCATCCGCTGCGCCGCCGCTTGCTGGAACTCGGCTTCATTCGCGGCGCCAAGGTGCAGGTTGTGCGCTGCGCCCCGCTGGGCGACCCGGTGCAGTTGCGGCTGGGCCACACCGATCTGGCGCTGCGCTCGGCCGACCTGCGCGGCGTGACGGTGAGGCTGTGAGCGCCCCCATGCCGGTCTCGCCGCGCACCGACGCCGCCGCCTGCGCCGCCACGGTGGCCCGGCTGCGCGCCCAGCGCGAGCCGCGCGCCCTGGTGGTGGGCAACCCCAACACCGGCAAATCCACCCTGATCAACGCGGTGGCCGGCACCCGGCTCAAGGTGGGCAACTGGTCGGGCGTCACGGTGGAAAAGCGCGAGGCGCGGCTGCAGCGCGGCGAGCAGATGATTCACCTGCTCGACCTGCCCGGCGCCTACTCGCTCTCGCCGCACACGCCCGAGGAACTCATCACCCGCACCGCCCTGCTCGACGAAGCGCCGGACGTGCTGCTCAACGTGGTGGACGCCGGCAACCTGGAGCGCAACCTCTACCTCACGCTGCAACTGCTGGAATTCCGGGTGCCGCTGACCCTGGCGCTGAACCTGGTGGACGAGGCCAGAAACAAGGGCCTGGAAGTGAACGCCGTGCTGCTGGGCCGCGAACTCGGCGTGCCGGTGGTCGAAACGGTGGGCAGCAAGGGCATCGGCACCGCCAACCTGCTCGGCACCACCCTGACCGGCGCCCAGGTGGGCCACCCGCTGCGCTACCCGGCACCGATCGAAGCGGCCGCCACCGACCTCGAACGGCGCATGCAGCCCCTGCAGACCTTGCCGCCGCACGCGCACCGCTACCTGGCCCTGGCCCTGCTGGAAGGCGACCCGAGTCTGCGCGGCCGCCTGAGCGCCACCGGGCACGCCGAACTGGTGGACGCTGCCGACGCGCACCGCGCCGCGCTGGAACTCGGCGGCCACGACCCGCTGATCGAGATCGCCGAGGCCAGATACGCCCGCGCCGGAGAAATCGCCCGGCTGGCCTCGCCGCGCTCGGAACTCAAGCTGACCCTCACCGAGAAGCTCGACAAATTGGCGCTGCACCCCTGGCTGGGCATCCCGATTTTCCTGGCGCTGGTGCTGCTGGTGTTCCGGCTGACCTTCACGGTGGCCGCGCCGTTCGTGGACCTGATCGGCGGGCCGCTGCAGGAAGTGGCCAGCGGCTGGGCGGCGGGCCTGCTGGGCTGGGCGCCGCTGCTCAAAGACATCGTGGTGGGCGCGATCATTCCCGGCGTGGGCACGGTGCTGAGTTTCCTGCCCACCTTGCTGGTGCTCTACCTCGCCATGAGCTTTCTGGAAGACAGCGGCTACATGGCCCGCGCCGCTTTCCTGGCCGACCGCAGCATGCGCGGCCTGGGCCTCGACGGGCGGGCCTTCATTCCGCTGATTCTGGGCTTCGGCTGCAACGTGCCGGCCGTGTACGCCACCCGCACCCTGGAGCGGCGCAGCGACCGGGTGCTGGTCAGCATGATTTTGCCGTTCATGAGCTGCTCGGCGCGGCTGCCGGTGTACGTGATCTTCTCGGCGGCGCTATTTCCCCGTGCCGGGGCCTGGGTGGTCTGGAGCATGTACGTGCTGGGCATGGCGGTGGCCTTTGCCTTCGCCTGGGTGCTGCGCAAAACCTCCCTGCCGGCCGAGGGCAGCGGCGTGCTGCTCGAACTCCCGCCCTACCGCTTTCCGGCCTGGAAAGTGATGTGGACCCACGCGGCCCGGCGCACCGCCAGCTTTGCCAAGCGTGCCCGCACCACCGTGCTGGCGACCGTTGCGGCGGTGTGGGTGCTGCTGTCGGTGCCGGCGGTCGGCGGGCAGGCCTTCGGGCAGGTGGCCCCGGCCCAAAGCCTCTTCGGACGGGTCAGCGAGGCCATCAGCCCGGTGTTCGCGCCGCTGGGCTTCGGCAACTGGCAGGCCACCGGCGCGCTGGTGCCGGGCTTTATCGCCAAGGAAGTGGTGGTGGGCACGCTGGGGCAGATCTACCTGGGCGAGCAGGCGGCCCAGGTGCGGCCGCTGGGCGCCCTGGACGGCCTGAAGCAGACCACCCTGGCGACCTGGGACGCGGTGAAGACCTCGGTCAGCGCCCTGCCGACCCTGGTCGCGCTGCCGAGCTTCGGGGCCGATTCGAGCGCCGAGCAGAAAACCCCGCTGGCCGCCGCGCTGGCTGCCGCCTTCACCCCGGCCTCGGGGCTGGCCTACCTGGTGTTCGTGCTGCTCTACACCCCCTGCGTCGCCACCATCGGAGCGATGCAGGCCGAACACGGCCGCCGGGTGGCCTGGCTGACGGTGGCCTACGAACTCGGCATCGCCTGGGTGGCCGGGTTGATCGTGTATCAGGTGGCCCGGTGGTTCATGTGACGTCTCCCCTGGCGACCATCCTGGGCACGCTGGCCGGCACGCCGCGCACCCTGCCGGAGCTCTCGCGCCAGCTGGGCAGCACGCCCGAGGCGCTGGAGGGCATGCTGCGCACGCTTTATACCGGCGGCTACGTGCAGGAAGCCCTTCAGGGCCAGGGCGACTGCTCGTGCAACGGCTGCAGCTTGAAAAGCCTGTGCCGCAATTTCGGCGACGAAACGCCGGAATTCCACCTCCTGCGCCTCACCGAGCGCGGCGAGCAGTACCTGCGGCGGCTCTCGCCCCAGCCGGCCCGCTGAAGCCTGTACCCTACCGGCGTGAACTTCACCGTCCTCTCGACCAGCCTCAGCCCCCAGAGCCGCAGCCGGGCGCTGGCCCACCTCGCCGCGGGGCGCCTGGAAGACCAGGGCCACCGGGTCAGTTTCCTCGACCTGCGCGAGGTCCCGCTACCTGCTTTCGACGACGACCGGACCTACGCGCACCCCAACGTCGAGGTCTACCGCCGGGCCATCGAGGAGGCCGACGGCGTGCTGCTGGCCCTGCCGGTCTACAACTGGGCCACCGGCAGCGGGGCCAAGAACCTCGTCGAACTCACCGGCTCGCACAGCACCACCCGCGGCCTCACGGCGGTGTGGTTCGACAAGGTGGTGACGTTTCTGGTGGCCGGCGGCCTGCCGCACAGCTACACGGCGCACCACCCGCTGGCGCTGGGACTGATGACCGATTTCAAGTGCGTGCTCAATCCCTACCACGTCTACGCGGTGGGCGAGGACTGGGCCGGCGACGACCTCAATCCCCTGCTGCAAGCGCGGCTGGACAAGACGCTCGCGGTGGCCGCCGAACTGGCCGAGCGCCTGCGGGGCCGTCAGTACCGCTCGACCTGGGAGATATGAGTTTCGCTGCCCCCGCGCCGGAGCGCCCGCGCATCGTCACCGAGCACCCGGATTTCTACATAGTCGCCAAGCCCGCGCTGTGGCTGACCCATCCGGTGCGGGCGCGGGTGGACGTGCCGGACGTGCTGAGTTTCCTGCAGCAGGAAACCGGAGAAGCGGGCGTGGCGCCGCCACACCGCCTCGACCGCGAAACCAGCGGCGCGCAGGTGTTCTCGCGCGACAGTGACAGCGCCCGGCGATTTTTCACCCTCTTCAAGGAGCATCTGGTGGGCAAGACCTACCTGGCGATCGTTCACGGCGAACCGGCCTGGGACGAGTACACCCTCGACGCGCCGCTGGGCTCCCTGGGGCTGAGCGGCAGCAACCGCATTCAGATTCGCCAGGCCGTGACGCCGGACGGCAAACCGGCCGCCACGGCCTTCAGGGTGGTGGCGCGCAAACCCGGCTTCACGCTGCTGCACGCTTTTCCGCGCTCGGGGCGGCTGCACCAGATCCGGGCCCACCTCTCGCACCTGGGCCTGCCGATGGTGGGCGACAAAATCTACGGGCGCGACAGTGAGGTCTTTCTGGAATTCATGCAGACCGGGCAAACCGAGCGCCTCACCCGCCGCCTGTTGCTGCCGCGTCAGGCGCTGCATGCCCACAGCGTCGCCTTCAACTGGTCGGGGGCGGCGTTCCGGTCTGAGGTGCCGCTGGCCCCTGATCTGCAGGCCTTCTGGGACGGGCTGCCGCCTGAGGGGTAAGAAGGGCCGCCCGCTGCGGGAGTAAACTTCCGGTATGACCGACACCGCGCCCCACCCCTACGACCACGTGCTGCCCGATTCGCTGCGCCACGCCGACAACTTCAAATGGACGCTGTTCGGCGACGAGGTGCTGCCGATGTGGGTGGCCGACATGGACTTCCCGGTGGCGCCGGCCATCGTCGAAGCGTTGCAGGAGCGCCTGACCCGCAGCCTGGGCTACTACCAGCTGCGCGGCGACCCCACCCTCAAGCAGCTGCTGATCGGCAAGCTGGAGCGCGACGGCTTTCAGGGCCTGACGCCTGAGGGCGTCGCCTTTCTGCCGGGCGTGGTGCCGGGCCTCTACGCTGCCGTGCAGGCACTGACCCAGCCCG encodes the following:
- the feoB gene encoding ferrous iron transport protein B; the encoded protein is MSAPMPVSPRTDAAACAATVARLRAQREPRALVVGNPNTGKSTLINAVAGTRLKVGNWSGVTVEKREARLQRGEQMIHLLDLPGAYSLSPHTPEELITRTALLDEAPDVLLNVVDAGNLERNLYLTLQLLEFRVPLTLALNLVDEARNKGLEVNAVLLGRELGVPVVETVGSKGIGTANLLGTTLTGAQVGHPLRYPAPIEAAATDLERRMQPLQTLPPHAHRYLALALLEGDPSLRGRLSATGHAELVDAADAHRAALELGGHDPLIEIAEARYARAGEIARLASPRSELKLTLTEKLDKLALHPWLGIPIFLALVLLVFRLTFTVAAPFVDLIGGPLQEVASGWAAGLLGWAPLLKDIVVGAIIPGVGTVLSFLPTLLVLYLAMSFLEDSGYMARAAFLADRSMRGLGLDGRAFIPLILGFGCNVPAVYATRTLERRSDRVLVSMILPFMSCSARLPVYVIFSAALFPRAGAWVVWSMYVLGMAVAFAFAWVLRKTSLPAEGSGVLLELPPYRFPAWKVMWTHAARRTASFAKRARTTVLATVAAVWVLLSVPAVGGQAFGQVAPAQSLFGRVSEAISPVFAPLGFGNWQATGALVPGFIAKEVVVGTLGQIYLGEQAAQVRPLGALDGLKQTTLATWDAVKTSVSALPTLVALPSFGADSSAEQKTPLAAALAAAFTPASGLAYLVFVLLYTPCVATIGAMQAEHGRRVAWLTVAYELGIAWVAGLIVYQVARWFM
- a CDS encoding FeoC-like transcriptional regulator yields the protein MTSPLATILGTLAGTPRTLPELSRQLGSTPEALEGMLRTLYTGGYVQEALQGQGDCSCNGCSLKSLCRNFGDETPEFHLLRLTERGEQYLRRLSPQPAR
- a CDS encoding NADPH-dependent FMN reductase, translating into MNFTVLSTSLSPQSRSRALAHLAAGRLEDQGHRVSFLDLREVPLPAFDDDRTYAHPNVEVYRRAIEEADGVLLALPVYNWATGSGAKNLVELTGSHSTTRGLTAVWFDKVVTFLVAGGLPHSYTAHHPLALGLMTDFKCVLNPYHVYAVGEDWAGDDLNPLLQARLDKTLAVAAELAERLRGRQYRSTWEI
- a CDS encoding RluA family pseudouridine synthase codes for the protein MSFAAPAPERPRIVTEHPDFYIVAKPALWLTHPVRARVDVPDVLSFLQQETGEAGVAPPHRLDRETSGAQVFSRDSDSARRFFTLFKEHLVGKTYLAIVHGEPAWDEYTLDAPLGSLGLSGSNRIQIRQAVTPDGKPAATAFRVVARKPGFTLLHAFPRSGRLHQIRAHLSHLGLPMVGDKIYGRDSEVFLEFMQTGQTERLTRRLLLPRQALHAHSVAFNWSGAAFRSEVPLAPDLQAFWDGLPPEG